The following are encoded together in the Lactuca sativa cultivar Salinas chromosome 1, Lsat_Salinas_v11, whole genome shotgun sequence genome:
- the LOC111921472 gene encoding uncharacterized protein LOC111921472, giving the protein MPTLLYSSDFCFSKTLKSLTIARLLILVFIVLVYTFARQVFAVLPPRRGYFLGCVLCFDNSWGAIECKKSREQRCNEQAIKIFISRGFQEKEAFMDHIWEFQVSMVFSMLMYGGNCVIWERISG; this is encoded by the exons ATGCCAACTTTACTCTATTCTTCTGATTTTTGTTTTTCGAAAACCTTGAAATCATTGACCATCGCCCGACTATTGATTTTGGTTTTTATTGTTTTGGTTTACACTTTTGCACGCCAGGTGTTTGCTGTTTTGCCTCCTCGGCGTGGATATTTTCTAGGTTGTGTGCTCTGCTTTGATAATAGTTGGGG TGCAATAGAATGCAAGAAATCCAGAGAACAACGCTGCAATGAGCAAGCCATAAAAATATTCATTAGCAGAGG ATTTCAAGAAAAGGAGGCATTTATGGATCATATTTGGGAATTCCAAGTTTCAATGGTGTTTTCAATGTTGATGTACGGGGGAAATTGTGTAATTTGGGAACGAATATCAGGATGA